From the Streptomyces sp. KMM 9044 genome, one window contains:
- the rplD gene encoding 50S ribosomal protein L4: MSTVDILSPAGEKTGSVELPAEIFGVEKISIPLIHQVVVAQNAAARQGTHKTKRRGEVRGGGRKPYRQKGTGRARQGSTRAPQFAGGGVVHGPQPRDYSQRTPKKMKAAALRHALTDRARHDRIHVITGVIEGENPSTKAARTLFGKISERKNLLLVVDRADEAAWLSARNLPQVHILEPGQLNTYDVLVSDDVVFTKAAFESFVAGPNKANDNEGSEV; this comes from the coding sequence ATGAGCACTGTTGACATCCTTTCGCCTGCAGGCGAGAAGACCGGAAGCGTCGAGCTCCCCGCGGAGATCTTCGGCGTGGAGAAGATCAGCATCCCGCTGATCCACCAGGTCGTCGTCGCGCAGAACGCCGCTGCCCGCCAGGGCACGCACAAGACAAAGCGTCGCGGTGAAGTCCGTGGTGGCGGCAGGAAGCCGTACCGCCAGAAGGGCACCGGCCGCGCCCGCCAGGGCTCGACCCGTGCGCCGCAGTTCGCCGGCGGTGGCGTCGTCCACGGCCCGCAGCCGCGTGACTACTCGCAGCGGACCCCGAAGAAGATGAAGGCCGCGGCCCTGCGCCACGCCCTCACCGACCGGGCCCGCCACGACCGCATTCACGTCATCACCGGCGTGATCGAGGGCGAGAACCCCTCCACGAAGGCCGCTCGGACGCTGTTCGGCAAGATCTCGGAGCGCAAGAACCTGCTCCTGGTCGTCGACCGCGCCGACGAGGCCGCGTGGCTCTCCGCCCGCAACCTGCCCCAGGTCCACATCCTGGAGCCGGGCCAGCTGAACACGTACGACGTTCTCGTCTCGGACGACGTGGTCTTCACCAAGGCCGCTTTCGAGTCCTTCGTCGCCGGCCCGAACAAGGCCAACGACAACGAAGGGAGCGAGGTCTGA
- the rplC gene encoding 50S ribosomal protein L3 → MTKQIKGILGEKLGMTQVWDANNRVVPVTVVKADPNVVTQVRTNDVDGYESVQIAFGEIDPRKVNKPLKGHFAKADVTPRRHLVEIRTADAAEYTLGQEVTAEVFEAGIKVDVTGTSKGKGFAGVMKRHNFKGLGAGHGTQRKHRSPGSIGGCATPGRVFKGLRMAGRMGNERVTTQNLTVHAVDAEKGLLLIKGAVPGPNGGLVLVRTAAKGA, encoded by the coding sequence ATGACGAAACAGATCAAGGGCATCCTGGGCGAGAAGCTCGGCATGACGCAGGTGTGGGACGCGAACAACCGTGTCGTTCCCGTCACCGTCGTCAAGGCCGACCCCAACGTCGTCACCCAGGTCCGCACGAACGATGTCGACGGCTACGAGTCCGTCCAGATCGCCTTCGGCGAGATCGACCCGCGCAAGGTGAACAAGCCCCTCAAGGGTCACTTCGCCAAGGCCGACGTCACCCCCCGCCGCCACCTCGTCGAGATCCGCACGGCCGACGCCGCCGAGTACACGCTCGGTCAGGAAGTCACCGCCGAGGTCTTCGAGGCCGGCATCAAGGTCGACGTGACCGGCACGAGCAAGGGCAAGGGCTTCGCCGGTGTCATGAAGCGTCACAACTTCAAGGGCCTCGGCGCCGGACACGGCACCCAGCGCAAGCACCGCTCTCCCGGTTCCATCGGTGGCTGCGCCACCCCGGGCCGTGTGTTCAAGGGCCTCCGCATGGCCGGCCGCATGGGCAACGAGCGGGTCACCACCCAGAACCTGACCGTCCACGCCGTTGACGCGGAGAAGGGTCTGCTGCTCATCAAGGGCGCGGTTCCCGGTCCGAACGGCGGCCTCGTCCTGGTCCGCACCGCGGCCAAGGGGGCCTGA
- the rpsJ gene encoding 30S ribosomal protein S10 — protein sequence MAGQKIRIRLKAYDHEVIDSSAKKIVETVTRTGASVAGPVPLPTEKNVYCVIKSPHKYKDSREHFEMRTHKRLIDILDPTPKTVDSLMRLDLPAGVDIEIKL from the coding sequence ATGGCGGGACAGAAGATCCGCATCCGGCTCAAGGCCTACGACCACGAGGTCATCGACTCTTCGGCGAAGAAGATCGTCGAGACGGTGACTCGCACTGGTGCGTCGGTCGCGGGCCCGGTGCCGCTGCCCACTGAGAAGAACGTGTACTGCGTCATCAAGTCGCCGCACAAGTACAAGGACTCGCGCGAGCACTTCGAGATGCGCACGCACAAGCGTCTGATCGACATCCTCGACCCGACCCCCAAGACCGTTGACTCTCTGATGCGACTCGACCTCCCGGCCGGTGTCGACATCGAGATCAAGCTCTGA
- a CDS encoding cupin domain-containing protein translates to MQKLSLEALAREHLERADAASTGRSASTVHGGHRHTLRQTLLALTAGSSLAEHENPGEATLLVLRGRIRLTSGETSWEGRTGDLIVVPPARHALEALEDAAVLLTVAKRG, encoded by the coding sequence ATGCAGAAGCTCTCCCTCGAGGCACTCGCCCGCGAGCACCTGGAACGCGCTGACGCCGCCTCCACCGGCCGCAGCGCGAGCACGGTCCACGGCGGCCACAGGCACACCCTGCGCCAGACCCTCCTCGCGCTGACCGCCGGAAGCTCCCTCGCCGAGCACGAGAACCCCGGCGAGGCGACCCTGCTGGTACTGCGCGGCCGGATCCGCCTCACCAGCGGGGAGACGTCGTGGGAGGGCCGGACCGGCGACCTGATCGTCGTCCCGCCTGCCCGGCACGCCCTGGAGGCACTCGAGGACGCGGCCGTACTCCTCACCGTCGCCAAGCGGGGCTGA
- the gdhA gene encoding NADP-specific glutamate dehydrogenase: MTTRPAHTSLDHLRAELVRRNPAEPEFHQAAREVLDSLGPALAARSEYRDPGLVERLIEPERQIIFRVPWQDDQGRVHVNRGFRIEYNSALGPYKGGLRFHPSVNLGIIKFLGFEQVFKNALTGLGIGGGKGGSDFDPQGRSDTEVMRFCQSFMTELYRHIGEYTDVPAGDIGVGAREIGYLFGQYRRITNRWEGGVLTGKRAGWGGSLIRPEATGYGNVLFAEAMLRERGEDLEGQTAVVSGSGNVALHTVQKLIALGANPVTCSDSSGYVVDEKGIDLELLSQIKEVERGRVSTYAERRGSSARFVPGGRVWEVPADIALPSATQNELNEDSAATLVRNGVKAVSEGANMPTTPEAVQLLQQAGVAFGPGKAANAGGVAVSALEMTQNASRTTWKADQVENELARIMTDIHRTCAETAERYGAPGDYVTGANIAGFERVADAVLAQGVI; encoded by the coding sequence GTGACGACGCGACCCGCCCACACCTCGCTCGACCACCTCCGCGCCGAACTCGTGCGCCGCAATCCGGCCGAACCCGAGTTCCACCAGGCCGCACGCGAGGTGCTGGACAGCCTCGGGCCGGCGCTCGCGGCGCGTTCCGAGTACCGGGACCCCGGACTCGTCGAGCGGTTGATCGAGCCGGAGCGGCAGATCATCTTCCGGGTGCCGTGGCAGGACGACCAGGGCCGGGTGCACGTCAACCGCGGCTTCCGGATCGAATACAACAGCGCCCTCGGCCCGTACAAGGGCGGTCTGCGTTTCCACCCCTCCGTGAACCTGGGGATCATCAAGTTCCTCGGCTTCGAGCAGGTCTTCAAGAACGCGCTGACCGGGCTCGGTATCGGCGGCGGCAAGGGGGGCAGCGACTTCGACCCGCAGGGCCGCAGCGACACGGAGGTCATGCGCTTCTGCCAGTCCTTCATGACGGAGCTGTACCGGCACATCGGCGAGTACACCGACGTACCGGCGGGCGACATCGGCGTCGGCGCGCGCGAGATCGGCTACCTGTTCGGCCAGTACCGGCGGATCACCAACCGCTGGGAGGGCGGCGTCCTGACCGGCAAGCGCGCCGGCTGGGGCGGCTCGCTGATCCGGCCGGAGGCGACCGGGTACGGCAACGTGCTGTTCGCCGAGGCGATGCTGCGCGAGCGCGGCGAGGACCTCGAGGGCCAGACCGCGGTCGTCTCCGGCTCCGGAAACGTCGCGCTCCACACCGTCCAGAAGCTGATCGCCCTCGGCGCCAACCCGGTGACCTGCTCCGACTCCAGCGGTTACGTCGTCGACGAGAAGGGCATCGACCTGGAGCTGCTCAGCCAGATCAAGGAGGTCGAGCGCGGCCGGGTGAGCACGTACGCCGAGCGGCGCGGCTCCTCCGCGCGGTTCGTGCCCGGCGGGCGGGTCTGGGAGGTCCCCGCCGACATCGCCCTGCCGTCGGCGACGCAGAACGAGCTGAACGAGGACTCGGCCGCCACGCTCGTCCGCAACGGTGTGAAGGCCGTCTCGGAGGGTGCGAACATGCCCACGACACCGGAGGCGGTGCAGCTTCTCCAGCAGGCCGGAGTCGCCTTCGGACCCGGCAAGGCGGCGAACGCGGGCGGGGTCGCGGTCAGCGCGCTGGAGATGACGCAGAACGCGTCGCGTACGACGTGGAAGGCCGACCAGGTCGAGAACGAGCTGGCCCGCATCATGACCGACATCCACCGCACCTGCGCCGAGACCGCCGAGCGCTACGGCGCCCCCGGCGACTACGTCACGGGTGCGAACATCGCCGGCTTCGAGCGGGTCGCGGACGCGGTTCTGGCGCAGGGCGTCATCTGA
- the tuf gene encoding elongation factor Tu produces MAKAKFERTKPHVNIGTIGHIDHGKTTLTAAITKVLHDAYPDLNEASAFDQIDKAPEERQRGITISIAHVEYQTETRHYAHVDCPGHADYIKNMITGAAQMDGAILVVAATDGPMPQTKEHVLLARQVGVPYIVVALNKADMVDDEEILELVELEVRELLSEYEFPGDDLPVVKVSALKALEGDKEWGQTVLDLMKAVDENIPQPERDVDKPFLMPIEDVFTITGRGTVVTGRIERGILKVNETVDIVGIKQEKTTTTVTGIEMFRKLLDEGQAGENVGLLLRGIKREDVERGQVIIKPGSVTPHTEFEAQAYILSKDEGGRHTPFFNNYRPQFYFRTTDVTGVVTLPEGTEMVMPGDNTEMKVELIQPIAMEEGLKFAIREGGRTVGAGQVTKINK; encoded by the coding sequence GTGGCGAAGGCGAAGTTCGAGCGGACTAAGCCGCACGTCAACATCGGCACCATCGGTCACATCGACCACGGTAAGACGACCCTCACGGCCGCCATTACCAAGGTGCTGCATGACGCGTACCCGGACCTGAACGAGGCCTCGGCCTTCGACCAGATCGACAAGGCTCCCGAGGAGCGCCAGCGCGGTATCACCATCTCCATCGCGCACGTCGAGTACCAGACCGAGACGCGGCACTACGCCCACGTCGACTGCCCCGGTCACGCGGACTACATCAAGAACATGATCACGGGTGCGGCGCAGATGGACGGCGCCATCCTCGTGGTCGCCGCGACCGACGGCCCGATGCCGCAGACCAAGGAGCACGTGCTCCTGGCCCGCCAGGTCGGCGTGCCGTACATCGTCGTCGCGCTGAACAAGGCCGACATGGTGGACGACGAGGAGATCCTGGAGCTCGTCGAGCTCGAGGTCCGCGAGCTGCTCTCCGAGTACGAGTTCCCGGGCGACGACCTGCCGGTCGTCAAGGTCTCGGCCCTCAAGGCCCTTGAGGGCGACAAGGAGTGGGGCCAGACCGTCCTCGACCTGATGAAGGCCGTCGACGAGAACATCCCGCAGCCCGAGCGTGACGTCGACAAGCCGTTCCTGATGCCGATCGAGGACGTCTTCACGATCACCGGTCGTGGCACCGTTGTCACCGGCCGTATCGAGCGCGGCATCCTCAAGGTCAACGAGACCGTTGACATCGTGGGCATCAAGCAGGAGAAGACCACCACCACGGTCACCGGCATCGAGATGTTCCGCAAGCTGCTCGACGAGGGTCAGGCCGGTGAGAACGTCGGTCTGCTGCTCCGCGGCATCAAGCGTGAGGACGTCGAGCGCGGCCAGGTCATCATCAAGCCCGGTTCGGTCACCCCGCACACCGAGTTCGAGGCCCAGGCCTACATCCTGTCGAAGGACGAGGGTGGCCGTCACACCCCCTTCTTCAACAACTACCGTCCGCAGTTCTACTTCCGTACGACGGACGTGACCGGCGTCGTGACCCTTCCCGAGGGCACCGAGATGGTCATGCCGGGTGACAACACCGAGATGAAGGTGGAGCTCATCCAGCCCATCGCCATGGAAGAGGGCCTGAAGTTCGCCATCCGTGAGGGTGGCCGGACCGTGGGCGCCGGCCAGGTCACCAAGATCAACAAGTAA
- the fusA gene encoding elongation factor G — protein sequence MATTSLDLAKVRNIGIMAHIDAGKTTTTERILFYTGVSYKIGEVHDGAATMDWMEQEQERGITITSAATTCHWPLEDDDYTINIIDTPGHVDFTVEVERSLRVLDGAVTVFDGVAGVEPQSETVWRQADRYGVPRICFVNKLDRTGAEFHRCVDMIKDRLGAQPLVMQLPIGAEADFKGVVDLVRMKALVWSADAAKGEMYDTVDIPATHTEAAEEWRGKLVEAVAENDEEIMELYLEGQEPTEEQLYAAIRRITIASGKSEDTTVTPVFCGTAFKNKGVQPLLDAVVRYLPTPLDVEAIEGHDVKDPEVVVKRKPSEDEPLAALAFKIMSDPHLGKLTFVRVYSGRLESGTAVLNSVKGKKERIGKIYRMHANKREEIASVGAGDIVAVMGLKQTTTGETLSDDKSPVILESMDFPAPVIQVAIEPKSKGDQEKLGVAIQRLAEEDPSFQVHSDEETGQTIIGGMGELHLEVLVDRMRREFKVEANVGKPQVAYRETIRKTVERVDYTHKKQTGGTGQFAKVQIAIEPIEGGDISYEFVNKVTGGRIPKEYIPSVDAGAQEAMQFGILAGYEMTGVRVTLIDGGYHEVDSSELAFKIAGSQAFKEAARKASPVLLEPMMAVEVTTPEDYMGEVIGDINSRRGQIQAMEERAGARVVKGLVPLSEMFGYVGDLRSKTSGRASYSMQFDSYAEVPRNVAEEIIAKAKGE from the coding sequence ATGGCTACCACTTCACTTGACCTGGCCAAGGTCCGCAACATCGGGATCATGGCCCACATCGACGCGGGCAAGACGACCACCACCGAGCGGATCCTGTTCTACACCGGCGTCTCGTACAAGATCGGTGAGGTCCACGACGGCGCTGCCACGATGGACTGGATGGAGCAGGAGCAGGAGCGTGGCATCACGATCACGTCTGCTGCGACCACCTGTCACTGGCCGCTCGAGGACGACGACTACACGATCAACATCATCGACACCCCGGGGCACGTCGACTTCACCGTCGAGGTGGAGCGTTCCCTGCGTGTGCTCGACGGTGCCGTGACCGTGTTCGACGGCGTCGCCGGTGTCGAGCCGCAGTCCGAGACGGTGTGGCGTCAGGCCGACCGTTACGGCGTGCCGCGTATCTGCTTCGTCAACAAGCTCGACCGTACCGGCGCGGAGTTCCACCGCTGCGTCGACATGATCAAGGACCGCCTGGGCGCGCAGCCGCTGGTCATGCAGCTGCCGATCGGCGCCGAGGCCGACTTCAAGGGCGTCGTGGACCTGGTCCGCATGAAGGCGCTCGTGTGGTCCGCCGACGCGGCCAAGGGCGAGATGTACGACACCGTCGACATCCCGGCCACGCACACCGAGGCCGCCGAGGAGTGGCGCGGCAAGCTGGTCGAGGCCGTCGCGGAGAACGACGAAGAGATCATGGAGCTGTACCTGGAGGGCCAGGAGCCCACCGAGGAGCAGCTGTACGCCGCGATCCGTCGCATCACCATCGCCTCCGGAAAGTCCGAGGACACCACGGTCACCCCGGTGTTCTGCGGTACCGCGTTCAAGAACAAGGGCGTCCAGCCCCTGCTCGACGCGGTCGTGCGCTACCTCCCGACCCCGCTCGACGTCGAGGCCATCGAGGGCCACGACGTCAAGGACCCCGAGGTCGTGGTCAAGCGCAAGCCGTCCGAGGACGAGCCGCTCGCGGCCCTCGCCTTCAAGATCATGAGCGACCCGCACCTCGGCAAGCTCACCTTCGTCCGGGTGTACTCGGGCCGCCTGGAGTCCGGCACCGCCGTGCTGAACTCCGTCAAGGGCAAGAAGGAGCGCATCGGCAAGATCTACCGCATGCACGCGAACAAGCGTGAGGAGATCGCGTCGGTGGGCGCCGGTGACATCGTCGCCGTCATGGGCCTGAAGCAGACCACCACCGGTGAGACGCTGTCCGACGACAAGAGCCCGGTGATCCTGGAGTCCATGGACTTCCCGGCGCCGGTCATCCAGGTCGCCATCGAGCCCAAGTCGAAGGGTGACCAGGAGAAGCTGGGCGTCGCGATCCAGCGCCTGGCCGAGGAGGACCCGTCCTTCCAGGTTCACTCGGACGAGGAGACGGGCCAGACCATCATCGGTGGTATGGGCGAGCTGCACCTCGAGGTGCTGGTCGACCGCATGCGCCGTGAGTTCAAGGTCGAGGCCAACGTCGGCAAGCCGCAGGTCGCCTACCGTGAGACGATCCGCAAGACCGTCGAGCGCGTGGACTACACCCACAAGAAGCAGACCGGTGGTACCGGCCAGTTCGCCAAGGTGCAGATCGCGATCGAGCCCATCGAGGGCGGCGACATCTCGTACGAGTTCGTGAACAAGGTGACCGGTGGCCGCATCCCGAAGGAGTACATTCCTTCGGTGGACGCCGGCGCGCAGGAGGCCATGCAGTTCGGCATCCTCGCCGGCTACGAGATGACGGGCGTGCGCGTCACGCTCATCGACGGTGGCTACCACGAGGTGGACTCCTCCGAGCTCGCGTTCAAGATCGCCGGTTCGCAGGCGTTCAAGGAAGCCGCGCGCAAGGCTTCGCCCGTGCTTCTCGAGCCGATGATGGCCGTCGAGGTCACCACGCCCGAGGACTACATGGGTGAGGTCATCGGCGACATCAACTCCCGCCGTGGCCAGATCCAGGCCATGGAGGAGCGGGCCGGTGCTCGCGTCGTGAAGGGCCTTGTGCCCCTTTCGGAGATGTTCGGCTACGTCGGGGACCTCCGCAGCAAGACGTCGGGTCGCGCAAGCTACTCGATGCAGTTCGACTCCTACGCCGAGGTTCCGCGGAACGTCGCCGAGGAGATCATCGCGAAGGCCAAGGGCGAGTAA
- the rpsG gene encoding 30S ribosomal protein S7, which produces MPRKGPAPKRPVIIDPVYGSPLVTSLINKVLLNGKRSTAERIVYGAMEGLREKTGNDPVITLKRALENIKPTLEVKSRRVGGATYQVPIEVKPGRANTLALRWLVGYSRARREKTMTERLLNELLDASNGLGAAVKKREDTHKMAESNKAFAHYRW; this is translated from the coding sequence ATGCCTCGTAAGGGCCCCGCCCCGAAGCGCCCGGTCATCATCGACCCGGTCTACGGTTCTCCTCTTGTCACGTCGCTCATCAACAAGGTGCTGCTGAACGGCAAGCGCTCCACCGCCGAGCGCATCGTCTACGGCGCCATGGAGGGCCTTCGTGAGAAGACGGGCAACGACCCGGTCATCACGCTGAAGCGCGCTCTCGAGAACATCAAGCCGACCCTCGAGGTCAAGTCCCGCCGTGTCGGTGGCGCCACCTACCAGGTGCCGATCGAGGTCAAGCCCGGCCGAGCCAACACCCTGGCGCTGCGCTGGCTGGTGGGTTACTCCCGCGCCCGTCGCGAGAAGACCATGACCGAGCGTCTGCTCAACGAACTCCTCGACGCCAGCAACGGCCTCGGTGCCGCGGTGAAGAAGCGCGAGGACACGCACAAGATGGCCGAGTCCAACAAGGCCTTCGCGCACTACCGCTGGTAG
- the rpsL gene encoding 30S ribosomal protein S12: MPTIQQLVRKGRQDKVEKNKTPALEGSPQRRGVCTRVFTTTPKKPNSALRKVARVRLTSGIEVTAYIPGEGHNLQEHSIVLVRGGRVKDLPGVRYKIIRGSLDTQGVKNRKQARSRYGAKKEK, from the coding sequence GTGCCTACGATCCAGCAGCTGGTCCGGAAGGGCCGGCAGGACAAGGTCGAGAAGAACAAGACGCCCGCGCTCGAGGGTTCGCCCCAGCGTCGCGGCGTCTGCACGCGTGTGTTCACGACCACCCCGAAGAAGCCGAACTCGGCCCTGCGTAAGGTCGCGCGTGTGCGTCTGACCAGCGGGATCGAGGTCACCGCCTACATTCCGGGTGAGGGACACAACCTGCAGGAGCACTCCATCGTGCTCGTGCGCGGCGGCCGTGTGAAGGACCTGCCGGGTGTTCGCTACAAGATCATCCGCGGTTCGCTCGACACCCAGGGTGTCAAGAACCGCAAGCAGGCCCGCAGCCGCTACGGCGCCAAGAAGGAGAAGTAA
- a CDS encoding DUF1707 and DUF4190 domain-containing protein produces the protein MLASHADRERTVDVLRAGYAEGRLDQQELERRVARACQMRTVADLTLLVADLPQGPVPQTAAMQHAVPVMPPATFLARPPKTNEKAVGAMVCGVLCLATGGLTGIPAVILGHVARTEIRRTGESGDGYAMTGLVLGWLSTASWALLVMLMVLFSASG, from the coding sequence ATGCTGGCCTCGCACGCCGACCGGGAGCGCACGGTGGACGTGCTGCGGGCCGGGTACGCCGAGGGCCGACTGGACCAGCAGGAGCTCGAGCGCCGGGTGGCGCGGGCCTGCCAGATGCGTACGGTGGCGGATCTGACGCTGCTGGTGGCCGACCTGCCGCAGGGGCCCGTACCGCAGACCGCCGCGATGCAGCACGCCGTTCCCGTCATGCCGCCGGCGACGTTCCTGGCCCGGCCGCCCAAGACCAACGAGAAGGCGGTCGGGGCCATGGTGTGCGGGGTGCTGTGCCTGGCGACGGGTGGCCTGACCGGTATTCCGGCCGTGATCCTCGGGCACGTGGCCCGTACGGAGATCCGGCGGACGGGGGAGAGCGGTGATGGATACGCGATGACCGGGCTGGTGCTCGGCTGGCTGTCCACGGCCAGCTGGGCTCTGCTGGTCATGCTGATGGTTCTGTTCAGCGCGTCCGGCTGA